The Neofelis nebulosa isolate mNeoNeb1 chromosome X, mNeoNeb1.pri, whole genome shotgun sequence genome has a segment encoding these proteins:
- the LOC131502447 gene encoding P antigen family member 3-like → MSGRVRTRSKSKQRKDDGKANQPAAPVAAQQPSDEQPQQREAPTECQDIMPEREKAVEEAPLDEGPDLESGIQELPVPKSGGKSEDDSDVKGADVPTLEPVKMPEADMLSIENAK, encoded by the exons ATGAGTGGGCGTGTGAGAACAAGGtctaaatctaaacaaagaaagGATGATGGCAAGGCTAACCAGCCAGCTGCACCTGTGGCT GCCCAGCAGCCCAGTGATGAGCAGCCTCAACAAAGGGAGGCACCCACTGAGTGTCAGGATATTATGCCGGAGCGAGAGAAAGCAGTTGAAGAAGCACCTCTGGATGAag gccCTGACCTGGAATCTGGTATCCAGGAACTGCCTGTGCCAAAGAGTGGGGGCAAAAGTGAAGATGACAGTGATGTGAAGGGGGCGGATGTCCCAACACTGGAGCCCGTGAAGATGCCTGAAGCAGATATGTTATCCATTGAGAATGCAAA GTGA